A window of the Gammaproteobacteria bacterium genome harbors these coding sequences:
- a CDS encoding tRNA-(ms[2]io[6]A)-hydroxylase, whose translation MVNYTIDTFLQCETPDSWLKAALNNIPLLLLDHAHCEKKAAATALSLINRYSNKSLLLHKMSRLSREELRHFEQVLVIIEGRGERFRQLKPGRYIASLYQLVTPYESMKLIDSLILGAFIEARSCERFRLLSDYLEPELATFYRKLYLAEARHFQEYLLLAAHFAEDKLDERILFFGQHEAKLILEKDAVFRFHSGVPEGD comes from the coding sequence ATGGTAAATTATACCATCGATACTTTTCTCCAGTGTGAAACCCCTGACTCCTGGCTTAAAGCAGCGTTAAATAATATCCCCTTGCTGTTACTCGATCACGCCCATTGTGAGAAAAAAGCCGCAGCAACTGCGTTGAGCCTGATCAATCGTTATAGCAATAAGTCATTATTACTTCACAAAATGTCGCGGCTTTCGAGGGAAGAGCTTCGCCATTTTGAACAAGTGCTTGTCATTATTGAGGGGCGGGGAGAAAGGTTCCGCCAATTAAAACCCGGGAGATATATCGCCTCCTTATACCAATTGGTCACTCCCTATGAATCTATGAAACTGATTGATTCACTTATCTTAGGCGCTTTTATTGAAGCTCGATCATGCGAACGATTCCGGCTATTATCGGATTATCTTGAACCGGAATTAGCTACTTTTTACCGCAAACTCTATTTGGCGGAAGCAAGGCATTTCCAAGAATATTTACTGCTTGCAGCGCACTTTGCAGAAGATAAGCTCGATGAGCGGATCTTATTTTTCGGCCAACATGAAGCAAAACTTATCCTGGAAAAAGACGCTGTCTTTCGTTTTCATAGCGGCGTTCCTGAGGGAGACTAG